In the Maribacter sp. MJ134 genome, one interval contains:
- the priA gene encoding primosomal protein N' — MAHFIDVILPIPLEKTFTYTINTEEVSFVETGMRVSVPFGKSKIYTGIIAAVHQTAPEIYEAKEIHQILDDYPIVSPIQLQHWKWIANYYMCTLGEVLRSALPSAFLLESETLVLLNKDAEVDEDTLMDNEFLVYEALQHQSVLKVHEVSAITERKNVMPILQRLLEKKIILLKEEIYEQYKPKLVKYIRLGSVYKTDDALALLLESLKRAPKQSQAVLALFQLQGASKKPIASTDLEKSSNTSTAVTKALVDKGILETYFIRKDRVSFDGSKDDNDTKDLNEYQVAALNDIRKSLDEEKVTLLHGVTSSGKTEVYVKLIADYIKKGKQILYLLPEIALTTQLISRLQEYFGEKIAIYHSKYNVHERIEVWNNVLHQKPKAQLVIGARSALFLPFKELGLIIVDEEHESSFKQFDPAPRYHARDAAIVLGNLHQSRIVLGSATPSVESFYNVQQGKYGYAEISRRFGNVLMPDMELVDIKEAQRKKRLKGHFSERLLQEMSEALEMGEQIILFQNRRGYAPVLECLTCGHTPQCPNCDVSLTYHQYKKQLRCHYCSHATAIPESCLACGGSDLDTKGFGTEQIEEEVKKLFPKSKVGRMDLDTTRGKYAYEKIITAFEQQEMDILIGTQMITKGLDFRNVRLVGVMNADALLNFPDYRAHERTFQLLTQVSGRAGRTKKRGKVIIQTYNPYHQILKQVSTGEYDGMYQEQLYEREQYKYPPTNRIIKITLKHKNYNILNEAADWFSSALKNVVKATVLGPEYPPVSRIRNQYLKNILVKIDKSESLGISKRNIRRIEKSFKAISAYRSVRVIYNVDHI; from the coding sequence ATGGCACATTTTATAGATGTAATTTTACCTATTCCGCTAGAAAAGACGTTCACTTATACCATAAATACGGAAGAAGTATCGTTCGTGGAAACGGGTATGCGGGTTTCCGTACCTTTTGGTAAATCAAAAATATATACAGGAATTATAGCAGCCGTGCATCAAACAGCCCCAGAAATATACGAGGCAAAGGAAATACATCAAATTCTCGATGATTACCCTATAGTTTCTCCTATACAGCTGCAGCATTGGAAGTGGATCGCTAATTACTACATGTGTACGCTCGGAGAAGTGCTACGAAGCGCCTTGCCGAGTGCATTTCTTTTAGAGAGTGAAACGTTGGTACTCTTGAATAAGGATGCTGAGGTAGATGAAGATACCTTAATGGATAACGAATTTTTGGTATATGAGGCGCTACAGCATCAATCCGTTCTAAAGGTCCATGAGGTTTCGGCCATTACGGAACGTAAGAATGTAATGCCAATTTTACAACGGTTGTTAGAAAAGAAAATCATTCTATTAAAGGAAGAGATTTATGAGCAGTATAAACCTAAATTGGTCAAATATATTCGGCTTGGGTCAGTTTACAAAACTGATGATGCTTTAGCGCTATTGTTAGAATCTTTAAAACGCGCTCCCAAACAGAGTCAGGCAGTGTTGGCACTTTTTCAACTTCAAGGTGCTTCCAAGAAACCAATAGCCAGTACAGATTTGGAGAAATCCAGTAATACCTCTACGGCAGTGACCAAGGCACTGGTGGATAAGGGTATTCTAGAGACCTATTTCATTAGAAAAGATAGGGTAAGTTTTGATGGCTCCAAGGATGATAACGATACCAAGGATTTGAACGAATACCAAGTAGCAGCTCTAAATGATATAAGAAAATCATTGGATGAGGAAAAAGTGACACTGCTTCATGGTGTTACCTCCTCGGGTAAAACCGAAGTATATGTAAAATTGATTGCCGATTATATTAAGAAAGGAAAGCAAATCCTCTATTTGCTCCCGGAAATTGCACTGACTACACAGCTTATTTCTCGATTGCAGGAATATTTCGGAGAAAAGATTGCCATCTATCACTCAAAGTATAACGTCCATGAAAGGATAGAGGTCTGGAATAACGTATTGCATCAAAAGCCCAAGGCACAACTGGTCATAGGGGCCAGGTCGGCTTTATTTCTACCTTTTAAGGAACTGGGACTAATTATTGTTGATGAGGAGCACGAGAGTTCTTTTAAACAGTTTGACCCCGCACCAAGGTACCATGCTAGGGACGCTGCCATAGTTCTTGGGAACTTACATCAATCCAGAATTGTTCTGGGCTCCGCCACACCAAGCGTAGAAAGTTTTTACAATGTGCAACAAGGAAAATACGGCTACGCAGAAATAAGTAGGAGGTTCGGTAATGTACTTATGCCGGATATGGAGTTGGTGGATATAAAGGAAGCCCAACGCAAGAAAAGACTTAAGGGCCATTTTTCAGAACGCTTACTCCAAGAAATGTCAGAAGCATTGGAAATGGGGGAGCAAATTATTCTTTTTCAAAACAGAAGAGGCTATGCACCCGTATTGGAATGCTTAACCTGTGGACACACACCACAATGCCCTAATTGTGATGTTAGCCTTACCTACCATCAATATAAAAAGCAATTACGCTGTCACTATTGTAGTCACGCTACGGCAATTCCGGAGAGTTGCCTTGCCTGTGGAGGTTCGGATTTAGATACAAAAGGATTTGGAACGGAGCAGATTGAGGAAGAAGTAAAAAAACTATTTCCAAAGAGTAAGGTGGGGCGTATGGACTTAGATACCACCAGAGGCAAGTATGCATATGAAAAAATTATAACGGCTTTTGAACAACAAGAGATGGATATCTTGATCGGAACACAGATGATTACAAAAGGCTTGGATTTTAGGAACGTAAGGCTTGTTGGAGTCATGAACGCGGATGCCCTTCTGAATTTTCCGGATTATCGCGCCCATGAACGTACCTTTCAATTGTTGACCCAGGTATCGGGCAGGGCAGGGAGGACCAAAAAAAGGGGAAAAGTAATTATCCAGACCTATAATCCCTATCATCAAATATTAAAGCAGGTATCCACGGGAGAGTATGACGGTATGTACCAAGAACAATTATATGAAAGGGAACAATACAAATATCCTCCTACGAATAGAATTATAAAAATCACCTTAAAGCACAAGAATTATAATATTCTGAACGAGGCTGCCGATTGGTTCAGTAGCGCATTGAAGAATGTGGTGAAAGCTACGGTTTTAGGACCAGAATACCCACCAGTATCGCGTATTCGTAACCAATATTTAAAAAACATATTGGTAAAAATAGATAAGAGCGAATCACTCGGAATTTCAAAAAGAAATATCAGGAGAATAGAGAAGTCGTTCAAGGCAATCTCTGCATACCGCAGTGTGCGCGTAATCTATAATGTAGACCATATATAA
- a CDS encoding LytR/AlgR family response regulator transcription factor, whose product MKLRSIIVDDSSMQRMAVAKLVNNHPNLAMVAEYSNAIEAKNGIKNNEIDLIFLDVEMPIITGFDLLESLDNSPQVILITGKPDYALKAFDYDVTDYLHKPITMARFDASVKRAVAKYEQLNRVTEDEEHIFVKSNLKKRKVILNDIKWIEALGDYIKLVTDEANIVILSTMKSFEKQLPEEKFLRIHKSYIVNLEKVEKFNSKNVEVSGRSIPLSRNKKTELAEALSNV is encoded by the coding sequence ATGAAATTAAGAAGTATTATCGTTGACGATTCATCCATGCAAAGGATGGCCGTTGCAAAACTGGTTAACAACCATCCTAACTTAGCAATGGTAGCTGAATACAGCAATGCGATCGAGGCAAAAAACGGTATTAAAAACAACGAGATAGACCTTATCTTTCTTGATGTTGAGATGCCTATCATCACCGGATTCGACCTACTGGAGTCCCTAGATAACAGTCCTCAGGTAATTTTGATTACCGGAAAACCTGATTACGCCCTTAAAGCTTTTGATTATGATGTAACGGATTATTTACATAAACCGATTACTATGGCACGTTTTGATGCCTCCGTCAAAAGAGCTGTTGCCAAATATGAGCAATTGAACAGGGTAACCGAAGACGAAGAGCATATTTTCGTGAAAAGTAATCTTAAGAAAAGAAAGGTTATTTTAAACGATATTAAGTGGATTGAAGCCCTTGGCGACTACATTAAACTGGTTACAGACGAGGCTAATATCGTAATTTTATCAACAATGAAATCCTTTGAAAAGCAATTGCCAGAGGAGAAATTTTTAAGGATTCACAAGTCTTACATCGTGAATTTGGAAAAAGTTGAGAAATTCAATAGTAAAAACGTAGAGGTTAGTGGAAGATCTATTCCTTTAAGTAGAAATAAGAAAACCGAATTGGCCGAAGCGCTGAGCAACGTATAA
- the rpsF gene encoding 30S ribosomal protein S6, whose translation MNHYETVFILNPVLSDDQIAETVKKFEDFLIKNGAKMVAKENWGLKKLAYPIQNKKSGFYHLFEFTNSGEVVTPYEQEFRRDERVMRFLTVKLDKHAIAWAEKRRTRNKTAKA comes from the coding sequence ATGAACCATTACGAAACTGTTTTCATTTTGAATCCCGTGCTTTCTGATGATCAGATTGCGGAAACAGTTAAGAAATTTGAAGATTTCTTAATTAAGAATGGAGCCAAAATGGTCGCCAAAGAGAATTGGGGACTGAAAAAATTGGCCTATCCTATCCAAAACAAAAAAAGTGGTTTTTACCACTTGTTCGAATTTACTAACTCCGGTGAGGTGGTTACGCCTTACGAACAAGAGTTTAGAAGAGATGAACGTGTAATGCGATTTTTGACCGTTAAACTGGACAAGCACGCAATAGCATGGGCAGAAAAAAGGAGAACAAGAAACAAAACAGCTAAAGCTTAA
- the rpsR gene encoding 30S ribosomal protein S18, which yields MSTLQQQAKGKKDGEIRYLTPLNIETNTKKKYCRFKKSGIKYVDYKDADFLMKLVNEQGKLLPRRLTGTSLKYQRKVAQAVKRARHLALMPYVGDLLK from the coding sequence ATGTCTACATTACAACAACAAGCGAAAGGTAAAAAGGATGGGGAGATTAGGTATCTAACTCCGTTGAACATTGAAACCAATACAAAAAAGAAATACTGTCGTTTTAAAAAATCTGGCATCAAGTATGTTGATTACAAAGACGCGGATTTCTTGATGAAGTTGGTAAACGAACAAGGTAAATTGTTGCCAAGAAGACTTACAGGAACTTCCTTGAAGTATCAGAGAAAAGTAGCCCAGGCTGTAAAAAGAGCACGTCATTTGGCTTTAATGCCTTACGTTGGTGATTTATTAAAATAA
- the rplI gene encoding 50S ribosomal protein L9 encodes MELILKEDVENLGFKDDLVTVKNGYGRNYLIPQGLAAMATVSAKKVLAENLKQRAHKEKKVVDAANKTADALKALELKISAKTGAGDKLFGSVTTMDLAAALEKEGHAIDKKFISIQGGSVKRTGPYNAQIRLHREVVLDFPFEVVAEKK; translated from the coding sequence ATGGAGCTTATATTAAAGGAAGACGTAGAAAATTTAGGTTTTAAAGACGACTTGGTAACGGTAAAGAACGGATATGGTAGAAATTACCTTATTCCTCAAGGATTGGCTGCGATGGCCACCGTTTCCGCTAAAAAGGTTTTGGCCGAGAATTTAAAGCAAAGAGCGCACAAAGAGAAGAAAGTTGTTGACGCTGCGAATAAAACGGCTGATGCATTAAAAGCATTAGAATTGAAGATTTCCGCTAAGACAGGAGCTGGGGACAAATTGTTCGGATCTGTTACTACAATGGATTTAGCTGCTGCTTTAGAGAAGGAAGGTCATGCAATAGATAAGAAATTTATCAGCATACAAGGTGGTTCAGTAAAAAGAACAGGCCCTTACAATGCTCAGATAAGACTACACAGAGAAGTCGTTTTAGATTTCCCTTTTGAAGTAGTTGCAGAAAAAAAGTAA
- a CDS encoding DUF6495 family protein — translation MKYTRLTKEQLEELNQEFINFLATQSITGEEWAKIKKDTPEVAEEELDVFSDLIWEGVLTKVKYLENISEQQMHLFHLAEKEMKLIAVKVMNPEIDLTTKLGFEWFKKNWQSDFVDYMTAAKAYTDDKNLDKFQLIRQGAIITKGDLYQWFESMMEVS, via the coding sequence ATGAAGTATACAAGACTTACTAAAGAACAATTAGAGGAGTTGAACCAAGAATTCATCAACTTTTTGGCTACCCAGTCCATTACAGGAGAAGAGTGGGCTAAAATTAAAAAAGACACCCCAGAAGTTGCAGAAGAAGAGCTTGATGTGTTCAGTGATTTAATATGGGAAGGTGTTTTGACCAAGGTGAAATATTTAGAGAATATTTCAGAGCAACAAATGCATCTCTTCCATTTAGCTGAGAAAGAGATGAAACTCATTGCTGTTAAGGTGATGAATCCCGAAATTGATTTGACTACCAAATTGGGATTTGAATGGTTCAAGAAAAATTGGCAATCCGATTTTGTGGACTATATGACCGCGGCCAAGGCATATACAGACGATAAGAACTTAGACAAATTTCAATTAATACGTCAAGGGGCCATAATTACCAAGGGCGATTTATATCAATGGTTTGAATCAATGATGGAAGTTTCCTAG
- the hisS gene encoding histidine--tRNA ligase — translation MPQKPTIPKGTRDFTPSEVSKRNYIFDIVKKHFQTFGYQPIETPSFENSDTLLGKYGEEGDRLIFKILNSGDFLEKYFKIIEKIIEANLLEFQKSLKEFDFDSGPYNYVNHKSLINDIFQSQNLGKIDEAFLDVFNSVDLYGFIYGGIGANGNHDNFIEFNTSELKTLKEKIFYNYLNEISSKHFSDQISEKALRYDLTVPFARYVVMHQNELDFPFKRYQIQPVWRADRPQKGRFREFYQCDADVVGSDSLLQEVELIQLYDTVFFDLSLNGVTIKMNNRKILSGIAEIIGAKHQLIDFTVALDKLDKIGEEGVKKEMLAKGIAETAIQKAAPLFSLKGSNAEQLDSLSDLLSESEEGSKGVAELRFIFEAIAELGLQSAQLTIDVTLARGLNYYTGAIFEVAAPEGVAMGSIGGGGRYDDLTGIFGLKDVSGVGISFGLDRIYLVLEELKLFPEAIDQSLDVLCLNFGARESMAALKLTTVLRKAGLKADLYPTDAKIQKQFKYANNRRVPYVVLLGEKELTNQSFVVKNMESGEQKTYKLQEAQRFIDSL, via the coding sequence ATGCCACAGAAACCAACCATACCCAAAGGCACAAGGGATTTTACCCCGTCCGAAGTTAGCAAGCGCAACTATATCTTTGACATTGTCAAAAAGCATTTCCAAACTTTTGGATACCAACCCATTGAAACTCCTTCTTTTGAAAACTCGGACACTTTATTGGGGAAGTACGGAGAAGAAGGGGATAGACTAATTTTTAAGATATTGAATTCGGGTGATTTTTTAGAAAAATATTTTAAAATTATAGAAAAAATAATTGAAGCTAACCTGCTGGAGTTTCAAAAATCCTTGAAAGAATTTGATTTTGATAGTGGACCATACAATTATGTAAATCATAAAAGTTTAATTAATGATATATTTCAGTCTCAAAATTTAGGTAAGATTGATGAAGCCTTTCTCGATGTCTTTAATTCTGTAGACCTATACGGATTTATTTATGGCGGGATAGGAGCAAATGGAAATCATGATAACTTCATAGAATTTAATACTTCAGAATTAAAGACTTTAAAAGAAAAAATATTCTATAATTATCTCAATGAGATAAGTTCTAAACACTTTTCTGATCAAATCTCCGAAAAAGCCCTTCGTTATGATTTGACCGTACCTTTTGCACGTTATGTGGTAATGCATCAAAATGAGCTGGATTTTCCGTTCAAGCGTTATCAAATTCAACCGGTATGGAGAGCGGATAGGCCCCAAAAGGGAAGATTTAGAGAATTCTATCAGTGCGATGCAGATGTCGTAGGTTCCGATTCCTTGTTGCAGGAAGTAGAGCTCATTCAATTATATGATACCGTATTTTTCGATTTAAGTTTAAATGGGGTTACCATTAAAATGAACAATCGTAAAATTTTATCTGGTATCGCTGAAATCATAGGTGCAAAGCACCAACTGATAGATTTTACGGTAGCGCTTGATAAATTGGATAAAATAGGAGAGGAGGGCGTTAAGAAAGAGATGTTGGCCAAAGGCATTGCTGAAACCGCTATTCAAAAGGCAGCTCCATTATTCTCTTTAAAAGGTAGCAACGCCGAGCAATTGGACAGCCTCTCAGACCTCCTGAGCGAATCTGAGGAAGGGAGTAAGGGCGTAGCTGAATTACGTTTTATTTTTGAGGCTATTGCTGAGCTAGGTCTGCAGTCAGCTCAATTAACCATAGACGTGACCCTAGCTAGGGGACTTAATTATTATACGGGAGCTATTTTCGAAGTAGCAGCTCCTGAAGGTGTCGCCATGGGCTCTATAGGTGGTGGTGGTCGTTATGACGACCTTACCGGCATTTTTGGGCTAAAAGACGTGAGCGGAGTCGGGATATCTTTTGGCTTGGACCGTATCTATTTGGTGTTGGAGGAATTGAAACTTTTTCCAGAAGCCATAGACCAATCGCTAGATGTGCTCTGTCTCAATTTTGGTGCTAGAGAAAGTATGGCCGCTCTTAAATTAACCACAGTTTTGAGAAAGGCAGGTTTAAAAGCGGACTTATATCCTACGGATGCTAAAATTCAAAAACAGTTTAAATACGCGAATAACCGCAGGGTTCCCTATGTAGTATTGTTAGGAGAAAAAGAATTGACGAATCAGTCTTTCGTAGTTAAAAATATGGAAAGCGGAGAACAGAAAACCTATAAATTACAAGAGGCTCAACGTTTTATAGATAGTCTATAG
- a CDS encoding NUDIX hydrolase, with the protein MDELLDILDSKGDYTGKIELKSQAHRMGLFHATVHVWCYTKDGAILIQQRGEKKDTHPLLWDVSVAGHIGAGEEIEISAVREVAEEIGLPIKKEQLKKIGVFKSVQKHHENLIDCEFHHTYICELQLPLHQLKKQDSEVAALNLVLIDKFHEEIQNKERLKKYVPHESSYFKRVIKAIRQQL; encoded by the coding sequence ATGGACGAACTACTAGACATTTTAGATTCCAAAGGAGATTATACTGGAAAAATTGAATTGAAGTCCCAGGCGCATCGCATGGGACTTTTTCATGCTACCGTACATGTCTGGTGCTATACCAAAGATGGTGCTATCTTAATTCAACAACGTGGAGAAAAAAAGGACACACACCCATTGCTTTGGGATGTTTCCGTCGCAGGCCATATTGGTGCAGGAGAAGAAATCGAAATTTCTGCGGTTAGGGAAGTAGCAGAGGAAATAGGTTTACCGATTAAGAAGGAACAATTAAAGAAAATAGGTGTTTTTAAATCTGTTCAGAAACATCATGAAAATCTAATAGACTGCGAATTTCATCACACCTATATTTGTGAACTTCAGCTGCCACTACATCAGTTAAAAAAACAGGATAGTGAGGTAGCGGCATTAAACTTGGTTTTAATCGATAAATTTCATGAAGAAATTCAAAATAAGGAACGGCTAAAAAAATACGTTCCTCACGAATCTTCTTATTTTAAGCGAGTAATTAAAGCTATTAGACAACAACTATAG